The bacterium DNA window CCTGTCCGGATGGCAGGCACGCGTGGCCGAGCCGACCTTCCCGCACCTGCTGCGCACCGCCTGGGAGCGGGCAGGCGAGACCGCGGTGGGTGCCGCCAACGCCGCGGTTGCTCGGACCGTCAACGTGGCGGCCAGGAGCATAGGCCAGATCTACCTCCTGCTGCTCATGCCCTTTGCGGTCTACTTCGTGCTCCTGGACTACAGGCCGGCGCGGGCCGCGGCCCTGTCGCTGGTCCCCGCGCCCGGCCGGGCGCGCATGGAGGCGCTGCTGGCAACTCTCACGACAACACTGCGTTGGGGCCTGTGGGCGCAGGTCGTCGTCAGCTCGATCGTCGGCGCCCTGACCGCTGCCGGGCTGGCGCTGGCCGGTGTTCCTGGTCCGCTGGCGATCGGCGTCTTCGCGGGCGTGGCCGAGGCCATTCCCTACATCGGCGGCTTCGCCACCTACGGCGTGGCGCTGCTGGCTGCGGCCCCGGAGGGCGGCGCGGTCTGGGCGTGGGCGCTGCTGGTGGTAACGGTGGTGAAGCTGCTGGCCAACGTCCTGGTGCCGTTGGTGCTCGGCCGCATGACCCGCATCCATCCCCTGGCGATAATCGTGGCCCTGCTGGCGCTGGGGCAGCTCTTTGGATTGATGGGGATGTTCTTCGCGGTGCCGGTGGTGGTGGTGGTGCGCGAGATCATCACGTGGTGGAGGCCCTGAATCGTGAGCCGGGACGCGCTCAGGCACATCGAGCACCTTTCTGTTACCATCGGTCCCCGCGGGTCCTGCACGGAGCAGGAACGCCGTGCCTCGGATTACTGCGCGCAGGTGATGCGCGACCTGGGCTACGACGTGCGCGTGCAGCCGTTCCGCGCCGCGCGCTCGGGATGGGCGCCATTCTCTATCGGCTCGGCACTTATGCTGGTTGCTCTGCTCAAGTTCCACGTCTCTCCCGCACTGGCCGGTGGGTTGGTAATCGGAGGACTGTCCGCCGGGAGGCTGGTGGCGGCTGCCCTCGCCCTGGCCGTGACGGTATCGATCCTGCTGCAGCTTGCGTTCCGCCCAAACCCGCTGGCCTGGTTGACGCCCCAGGGCACCTCGCAGAACGTGTATGCTGTCGCGAGGCCGCGCGGCGAGCGCCGGCGCACCGTCGTCGTCAGCGGGCACGTGGACACGCACCGCACGCCGCTGGCGATGGCATCGCCGCTGGCGTTCCGTCTGTTCCAGACGCTGACCACGCTGAGTGTGATCTCGTTTGTGGCGCTGGCGGGCCTGTTTGTCCTGGGAGCCGTCCGGCCTGAGATGGTCGGGCCGCGCCTGACCCTGCTGCCGGCGGCGATCGTGGCCATTGTGTTCCTTGTCACCCTGCAGCCCGAATTCAGCCGGTACGTGCCCGGGGCCAACGACAACGCCTCGGGCGCGGCCGCGGTCCTGGCCCTGGCCGCCCGGCTCAAGGCCTCACCGCTGGATGGCACCGAGGTGTGGCTGCTTAGC harbors:
- a CDS encoding AI-2E family transporter codes for the protein MDRSWLRPALWAAGLLAAAWVLGRFSTLVATAVVVAVITFPIFPVVDRLETRFRMPRGAAAGLALLGLSAVLVLGVVSVIPWVIHQGQVLLALAPQGIAAVTEFLSGWQARVAEPTFPHLLRTAWERAGETAVGAANAAVARTVNVAARSIGQIYLLLLMPFAVYFVLLDYRPARAAALSLVPAPGRARMEALLATLTTTLRWGLWAQVVVSSIVGALTAAGLALAGVPGPLAIGVFAGVAEAIPYIGGFATYGVALLAAAPEGGAVWAWALLVVTVVKLLANVLVPLVLGRMTRIHPLAIIVALLALGQLFGLMGMFFAVPVVVVVREIITWWRP
- a CDS encoding M28 family peptidase, with product MSRDALRHIEHLSVTIGPRGSCTEQERRASDYCAQVMRDLGYDVRVQPFRAARSGWAPFSIGSALMLVALLKFHVSPALAGGLVIGGLSAGRLVAAALALAVTVSILLQLAFRPNPLAWLTPQGTSQNVYAVARPRGERRRTVVVSGHVDTHRTPLAMASPLAFRLFQTLTTLSVISFVALAGLFVLGAVRPEMVGPRLTLLPAAIVAIVFLVTLQPEFSRYVPGANDNASGAAAVLALAARLKASPLDGTEVWLLSSGAEETGATGPVRLLEEHPELRDADWLILDNIAGSGAGPCLITAEHVLLPMRADPSLLAAARAVAAARPDLGAYEHYYRGLFSEHSPLAAAGCRSLALINFTPQGVLPDWHRPTDTFDRIDPGVLERTEEFAWALLERLDRDILSAGRPPAQVLGP